GATCGTTGCGGTCAACACCGATGCATCGGTCAAGCGACTCGGCAAGGGCGAGGACCGGCCGATCAATTGCACCGAAGACCGCAAGGCGGTGCTGGCTTCGCTGGAAGCCGTGGATCTGGTCGTCGAGTTTGATGAGGATACCCCCCTTGCTGTAATCCTCGAGAGCAAGCCAGATGTGCTCGTGAAGGGTGGGGACTGGGCTATCGACAAGATAGTCGGAGCCAAGGAGGTCCAGGGCTGGGGCGGGCAGGTCTATTCGATCCCGTTCCTGTTCGAACGCTCGACGACAGCGACGATCAAGAAAATTCGCGGGTAAAGGCGCGACGTATTTGCCTTGCACCGTTATGCTGGCAGGCAAATGAGATGGCGGGGGCGCCCTTAGAGGGCATCGTCGAGATGGGGGCTACTTGCCGCTGCGGACCTAGGGTTTGGCTTGAGGTGCCGTGCTGGTTTGATCGGGCTTGGGAAGGAATAATGGGCCCTTGTAACCGCAGCCGGCCAAGGCGAGCACGGTGAGTGTCAGCAGGCAGATCAGGCGCATGGTAGGGCTTTGTGGCAAAATCGACATGTTAACATGAAGCGCCAAAAACCACCTTTACCACGCATATTCATGCGAATGGTTCTTTTTTCGAGAGCGGATGGATGACCGAAAATGATTTCCTGGAGCAGGCCGAGGCCGTATTTGAACGAATTCAGTCGACGATAGACGGCGGTGATTCGGATATCGAGTGCAATCTCAACGAGGCGGTGCTTGAGCTGGAACTCGATGATGGTGGCAAGATCATCATCAACCGTCATGCTCCTAATCAGGAGCTCTGGATTGCGGCAAAAACCGGTGGTTTTCATTTTGGCTGGCGCGATGGTGCTTGGCGCAACACCCGCGATGGTTCGGAATTCTTTGCCAGCTTGTCCGATCTGATTCAGCAGCTTGCTGGTGAAACGCTTCACTTCTGATGGTTGAGTGGGGGTTGGCCGGTCTGTTCATATCGGCCTTTGTGTCTGCTACCGTGCTGCCTGGCAATTCAGAGCTCGCGCTGCTCGCCATCCTCAAGCTTTTTCCACAACAGTGGACCGGTGCATTGATCGTAGCCACGTTAGGCAACACCTTGGGCGGGATGACCTCCTACTGGCTTGGCTGTCTCGCCCCCAGGCTGGAGGAGCGCCGTGGCGTGGCTTGCGTCAAGCGCTGGGGCGCGTGGAGCCTCTTGCTCTCCTGGGTGCCCATCGTAGGCGATGCGCTCTGCCTCGCTGCGGGGTGGTTGCGACTGGGATGGCTGGCGTGCTCGCTGGCCATGCTCGTCGGCAAAGGGGCCCGATATGCTGCAATTGCATACCTGAGTCTTTAAATCCCTACGGATCATATTGTTTTCCTGAAATTTTTTGTTAACCAAGCGCTCAGTTCCGGTAAAATTTAGCACTTTCCTTGTGCTTTGCAGCAAACCCACTGGCCCATAATGAACGCTCGATTGCGCGAAATACCCTATAACTACACCTCGTTTTCTGACCGGGAAATCGTTATCCGCTTGCTTGGCGAAGCTGCCTGGCAACAGCTCGACCTGCTGCGCGAAGAGCGCAAGACCGGTCGTTCGGCGAGGATGCTGTTCGAAGTGCTCGGCGATATCTGGGTGGTGCAGCGCAATCCGTATCTGCAAGACGACCTGATGGAGAACCCGAAGCGGCTCACCGCGCTGGTCGAGGCCATGCGCCACCGTCTGGGCGAAATCGAGACGCGTCGCCAGGGTAACCCGCAGGTGGGTGAATTGTTGCGTGCCGCGGAGCAGGCCGTTGGCCGCTTCCACATGTGGTTCGACGAGACACGTGCCTTGCGCGGCAAGATTCAGAAGCGTATGGGCGGCATCACGCGCAGGGACAACATCCTGTTCGATGGCTTGGCGCGCGTGTCGCATGTCACCGATGCCACCGACTGGCGTGTCGAATACCCGTTCGTCGTGCTGTCACCCGATACCGAGGCAGAAATCGCGCCCCTGGTGAAGGCCTGTATCGAGCTTGGCCTGACGATCATCCCGCGTGGTGGCGGCACCGGCTATACCGGCGGCGCGGTACCGCTGACGCCGTTCTCCGCTGTCATCAATACGGAAAAGCTCGACCGCCATCTGGGTGTCGAATACATCGACCTGCCGGGCCTCGAAGGCAAGCGCGCGACTATTCAATGCGGTGCCGGCGTGGTGACTGCCCGGGTCAGCGAGGCGGCATCGGCTGCAGGCCTGGTGTTCGCCGTTGACCCGACCTCGGCGGAGGCCTCGTGTATCGGCGGCAATGTTGCCATGAATGCCGGTGGCAAGAAGGCTGTGCTGTGGGGAACGGCGCTCGACAATCTGGCCTCTTGGCGGATGGTCGACCCCGATGGCCACTGGTTGTTCATCGAGCGTATCGATCACAATTTCGGCAAGATTCATGACGTCGACGTTGCTAGATTCCGCGTCACGCGGCTCAAGGAAGATGGCAAGACGACGCTGTCCGAAGAGGTGTTGGAGATACCCGGGCGCCAGTTCCGCAAGGTGGGTCTCGGCAAAGATGTGACCGACAAGTTCCTCGCTGGCCTGCCCGGCGTGCAGAAGGAAGGTACTGACGGCATCATCACCTCGGCGCGCTTCGTGCTGCATCGCATGCCGAACCAGATTCGCACCGTCTGCCTGGAATTCTTCGGCGAGGTGTCGCGTGCGACGCCAGCCATCGTCGAGATCAAGGATTATCTCGATGCCCACCCCAGCGTGCAGCTGGCTGGCCTGGAGCACCTGGACTGGCGCTATGTGCGTGCTGTTGGTTATGCCACCAAGGCCAAGTCGCGCGGTCGCCCCAAGATGGTGTTGATCGCCGACA
This sequence is a window from Chitinivorax sp. PXF-14. Protein-coding genes within it:
- a CDS encoding lipoprotein encodes the protein MSILPQSPTMRLICLLTLTVLALAGCGYKGPLFLPKPDQTSTAPQAKP
- the cyaY gene encoding iron donor protein CyaY; this translates as MTENDFLEQAEAVFERIQSTIDGGDSDIECNLNEAVLELELDDGGKIIINRHAPNQELWIAAKTGGFHFGWRDGAWRNTRDGSEFFASLSDLIQQLAGETLHF
- a CDS encoding YqaA family protein, translated to MAGLFISAFVSATVLPGNSELALLAILKLFPQQWTGALIVATLGNTLGGMTSYWLGCLAPRLEERRGVACVKRWGAWSLLLSWVPIVGDALCLAAGWLRLGWLACSLAMLVGKGARYAAIAYLSL